The DNA sequence TGCACGTGAACGTTTGATCGAGCGCTTTGGACTCAGCAATGAGCAGACCCAGGCGATTCTCGAAATGCGTTTGCAGCGTCTGACTGGACTGGAACGCGATAAGATCGAGAATGAATACCAGGAACTGATGGTCAAAATTGCAGAGTACAAAGAGATTTTGGCTAATGAGCATCTCATTCTCGAGATCATCAGTACCGAACTGCTTGAAATCAAGGAACGTTTTGCTGATGCGCGCCGGACGGAAATTACCATTGGCGAAGAAAGCATTTTGGATGAAGACCTGATTCCGCGTGAGGAAGTGGTTATCACCATCACGCATACAGGCTACATCAAACGCCTGCCGGCTAATACCTACCGCAGCCAAAAACGTGGCGGACGCGGGGTTGTGGGAATGGATACGAAGGATGAGGACTTTGTTGAGCATCTGTTTGTAACCAATTCTCACCATTACCTGATGTTCTTTACCGACAGAGGTAAGGTATACCGTCTCAAAGCGTATGAAATTCCGGAACTAGGCCGCACCGCGCGGGGAACAGCAATCATTAACCTGATTCAGATAGAACAAGGGGAAACGATAAACGCTGTTATTCCGGTAGAGGAATTTGAAAGTGATAAGTACCTGTTCTTCGTCACCCGGAGCGGTATTGTCAAAAAGACACCGCTTGAGGATTACGTGAATATCCGCAAGGGCGGGTTGATTGCAATTAATATCCGTGATGATGACGCGCTGATTGAGGTTAAATTAACCGACGGCCAGCGGGAGATGATCATGGGTACGGCACAGGGGATGTCCATCCGGTTCTCGGAAAGCGATGTACGCTCCATGGGACGCAGTGCCACCGGTGTCAAAGGCATTACATTGGATGACGATGACCAGGTCATTGGCATGGATGTTGTCGATAAAGAACTGGATACTCTGATTGTAACTGCCAAGGGCTACGGTAAACGGACACCGCTCAGCGACTACCGTTCGCAGACTCGTGGCGGTAAGGGAATCAAGACGATGAACGTGACCGAGAAGAATGGACCGGTTGTCGGCTTGAAGGTTGTAAAACCGGATGAAGATTTGATGATTATTACATCCAGCGGAACCCTGATCCGCACAAGTATTGAAGGAATCTCCATCATGGGCCGCTATACGCAGGGTGTGAAGCTGATCAACATCCGCGAAGACGACTTTGTAGCAACGGTATGCCGTGCTGATAAGAGCGATGAGCCTGAGGATGATGAGGAAGGTGCCGAGTTCGAAGAGAACGGCATCAGCCTACCTGCTGAAGGCGAGGAGCCTGCAGAAGCCACTGAAAGCGAAGCAGAAGCTGGCACGGGGGATTCTCCGGACGAAGAATAAATCATAAATTGAAAAGAGCATGGCTTTTGATTACTCAAGAGTCATGCTCTTTTTTTGTGTCTGGGTGATT is a window from the Paenibacillus sp. J23TS9 genome containing:
- the gyrA gene encoding DNA gyrase subunit A, with the translated sequence MAEEKNPQIKERDIGVEMRESFMDYAMSIIVSRALPDVRDGLKPVHRRVLYAMSELGLSPDKPFKKSARIVGEVIGKFHPHGDVPAYETMVRMAQDFSMRYMLVEGHGNFGSVDGDAPAAMRYTEARLSKIAQEMLRDINKETIDFTENYDGEELEPVVLPARYPNLLVNGVSGIAVGMATNIPPHNLGEVIDGALALIKDPDLTSLDLMEYINGPDFPTSGYILGRSGIRQAYETGRGSVTMRAKAEIEENNNKARIIVTELPYQVNKARLVEKIAELVREKRIDGITDLRDESDRNGMRIVIELRRDVNPSVMLNNLYKHTAMQSTFGINMLAIVKNEPKVLSLRDVLHYYLEHQVEVIRRRTEYDLKKAEARAHILEGLRVALDHLDEVISIIRGSQTTDIARERLIERFGLSNEQTQAILEMRLQRLTGLERDKIENEYQELMVKIAEYKEILANEHLILEIISTELLEIKERFADARRTEITIGEESILDEDLIPREEVVITITHTGYIKRLPANTYRSQKRGGRGVVGMDTKDEDFVEHLFVTNSHHYLMFFTDRGKVYRLKAYEIPELGRTARGTAIINLIQIEQGETINAVIPVEEFESDKYLFFVTRSGIVKKTPLEDYVNIRKGGLIAINIRDDDALIEVKLTDGQREMIMGTAQGMSIRFSESDVRSMGRSATGVKGITLDDDDQVIGMDVVDKELDTLIVTAKGYGKRTPLSDYRSQTRGGKGIKTMNVTEKNGPVVGLKVVKPDEDLMIITSSGTLIRTSIEGISIMGRYTQGVKLINIREDDFVATVCRADKSDEPEDDEEGAEFEENGISLPAEGEEPAEATESEAEAGTGDSPDEE